In one Thermococcus sp. 2319x1 genomic region, the following are encoded:
- a CDS encoding ribosomal biogenesis protein, with protein sequence MMLITTSHRPTRRTRSFGHDLERVFPNSTYLTRGKKTIQDLLMEAYDRGYERLLIINVWRGNPLKMTFIKVSPEDWGYMGYLYLHGIKLQREMGFRNLRPIREEMPFIVTTAKRVGLDHIVFGQVFAELTNGKFVPRGEKSLQYIADKYNTDVLGVIERHPRGIAVNFYRFDVSREKPVGPLISVKIWIMEDGRRWDYKEKLGIKRDEK encoded by the coding sequence ATGATGCTGATAACGACATCCCACAGACCCACAAGGAGGACAAGAAGCTTTGGACACGATCTGGAGAGGGTTTTTCCTAATTCGACTTATTTAACTAGGGGAAAGAAAACCATTCAAGACCTCCTCATGGAGGCTTACGATAGGGGCTACGAGAGGCTTCTGATAATCAATGTGTGGAGGGGGAACCCACTCAAGATGACTTTCATAAAGGTTTCTCCAGAGGATTGGGGATATATGGGATATCTTTACCTTCATGGAATCAAGCTTCAGAGAGAAATGGGGTTTAGAAACCTTCGCCCGATTAGGGAGGAGATGCCCTTTATAGTTACAACCGCCAAAAGGGTTGGACTTGATCACATAGTATTTGGTCAGGTTTTTGCCGAGCTCACCAACGGAAAATTCGTCCCAAGGGGAGAGAAAAGCCTTCAGTATATAGCTGATAAGTACAATACCGATGTCTTGGGGGTAATTGAGCGCCATCCAAGGGGAATAGCTGTGAACTTCTACCGCTTTGACGTCTCACGGGAAAAACCGGTAGGTCCTTTGATAAGCGTTAAAATATGGATAATGGAAGACGGAAGAAGATGGGACTATAAAGAAAAGCTCGGCATCAAAAGGGATGAAAAATGA
- a CDS encoding DNA-directed RNA polymerase subunit P → MVEALYKCAKCGKEFKMDLAITREIRCPYCGAKIIYKPRPKVARRIKAI, encoded by the coding sequence ATGGTAGAGGCATTGTATAAATGTGCAAAATGTGGAAAAGAGTTTAAGATGGATCTCGCTATTACAAGAGAAATACGCTGTCCATACTGTGGAGCAAAGATAATCTACAAGCCTAGGCCCAAAGTTGCCAGAAGGATTAAGGCAATTTGA
- a CDS encoding 50S ribosomal protein L37ae — translation MSGTKKVGSAGRFGPRYGLKIRRRVAAVEEKMRQKHTCPVCGRKAVKRISTGIWQCQKCGATFAGGAYLPATPAGRIAKRGATTQ, via the coding sequence ATGTCAGGAACAAAGAAAGTTGGATCCGCTGGAAGATTTGGGCCAAGATATGGTCTTAAGATCAGAAGAAGAGTTGCGGCAGTAGAGGAAAAGATGAGACAAAAGCATACTTGCCCAGTATGTGGAAGGAAAGCCGTTAAAAGGATAAGCACCGGAATATGGCAGTGCCAGAAGTGTGGCGCTACCTTTGCAGGAGGGGCTTATTTGCCCGCAACTCCGGCTGGAAGGATTGCTAAGAGGGGTGCAACAACTCAATAA
- the rrp42 gene encoding exosome complex protein Rrp42 translates to MEVMASIMRDHILNLLKEGKRIDGRGPEDLRSLTIETNVIEKAEGSALVKLGNTQVLVGIKVEFGEPFPDLPEMGVMTTNVEFVPLASPSFEPGPPDERAIELARVVDRGLRESQAVDLSKLVIVPGKLVRVIFIDVHVLDHDGNLLDASGIGAIAALLSTKIPKVEYDEESGEVKLLDEYEPLPVTKVPIPVSFAKIGNTLIVDPNFEEEQVMDGKLTITTDENGYISAVQKSEGGSFKLEEVVYAVDLAYKKAEEIRKVVLESIKKE, encoded by the coding sequence ATGGAAGTAATGGCATCAATAATGAGAGATCACATCCTCAATCTTTTGAAAGAGGGTAAAAGAATCGATGGAAGGGGGCCGGAAGATTTAAGGTCTCTGACCATAGAAACAAACGTCATAGAAAAAGCTGAAGGGTCTGCCCTTGTAAAACTAGGCAACACTCAAGTTCTTGTTGGAATAAAAGTTGAGTTTGGAGAGCCATTTCCAGATTTACCGGAAATGGGTGTCATGACGACCAACGTCGAATTCGTCCCGTTAGCATCTCCGAGCTTTGAACCGGGACCCCCGGATGAAAGGGCAATAGAGCTGGCTAGAGTTGTAGATAGGGGACTAAGAGAAAGCCAGGCTGTAGATTTGAGCAAGCTTGTAATAGTACCCGGAAAGCTTGTAAGGGTGATCTTCATAGATGTACACGTTCTCGACCACGACGGGAATCTGTTAGATGCTTCTGGAATCGGTGCAATTGCAGCATTGTTGAGCACAAAAATACCGAAAGTTGAATACGATGAGGAAAGCGGAGAAGTAAAGCTTCTGGATGAATACGAGCCCTTGCCAGTAACAAAAGTCCCGATTCCAGTGAGCTTTGCCAAAATAGGTAACACCTTGATAGTAGATCCAAACTTTGAAGAGGAGCAGGTGATGGATGGCAAACTAACAATAACAACCGATGAGAACGGATACATCTCAGCAGTGCAGAAAAGCGAGGGAGGAAGCTTCAAGCTTGAAGAAGTCGTTTATGCCGTGGATTTAGCTTATAAAAAGGCTGAAGAGATAAGAAAAGTGGTTCTTGAAAGCATCAAGAAAGAGTGA
- the rrp41 gene encoding exosome complex exonuclease Rrp41 codes for MMGRPEGLKLIDENGKRIDGRKKYELRPIKMEVGVLKSADGSAYVEWGKNKILAAVYGPREIHPKHLQKPDRAILRVRYNMAPFSVEERKKPGPDRRSIEISKVIRGALEPAIILELFPRTSIDVFVEVLQADAGTRVAGITAASLALADAGIPMRDLVAACAAGKIDGEIVLDLNKEEDNYGEADVPVAIMPIKNDITLLQMDGYLTKEEFLEAVRLAIKGAKAVYQKQREALKEKYLKIAEEVGE; via the coding sequence ATGATGGGAAGGCCTGAGGGACTCAAGCTTATTGATGAGAACGGCAAGAGGATTGATGGAAGGAAAAAGTACGAGCTGAGACCAATTAAAATGGAGGTTGGAGTTTTAAAGAGTGCAGATGGCTCTGCATATGTAGAATGGGGGAAGAATAAAATTTTAGCGGCGGTTTATGGGCCTAGAGAGATTCATCCAAAGCACCTTCAGAAGCCCGACAGAGCGATTTTGAGAGTCAGGTACAATATGGCACCCTTTAGTGTTGAGGAGAGAAAAAAACCCGGACCAGACAGGAGAAGCATAGAAATAAGCAAAGTTATTAGAGGGGCCCTTGAACCAGCCATTATCCTTGAACTATTTCCGAGAACTTCCATAGACGTGTTCGTTGAGGTGCTTCAAGCAGATGCAGGTACAAGGGTAGCTGGAATTACCGCGGCTTCCCTTGCTTTGGCAGACGCCGGGATTCCTATGAGGGACTTAGTTGCAGCATGTGCCGCCGGGAAGATAGACGGGGAGATCGTTCTTGACCTGAATAAAGAGGAAGACAACTATGGGGAAGCTGATGTTCCAGTTGCGATAATGCCCATCAAGAACGACATAACCCTTCTCCAGATGGACGGATACCTCACCAAGGAGGAATTCCTTGAAGCAGTAAGGCTTGCAATAAAGGGAGCTAAGGCAGTGTATCAAAAACAGAGAGAGGCTTTGAAGGAGAAGTATCTCAAGATAGCGGAAGAGGTAGGTGAGTAA
- the rrp4 gene encoding exosome complex RNA-binding protein Rrp4: protein MKKIFVKNRELVVPGTLLAQGPFKNGRGTFKDGNRIYSTVIGLVRISNDTVSVVPLEGPYIPEVGDSVIGKIVDVKFSNWVVDIGAPYQATLRVQDAVEGKIDILKTDLRKIFDIGDIIYAKVKAFNEINQIDLITKGMPFNGGPLKGGQLVKITPSKVPRLIGKGGSMINMIKSLTNTRIIVGQNGWIWVSGRNEELEKLAIEAILKVDKESHIQGLTDRVREMLIKRLHELKEQGIIEEVPQIEEGEKE, encoded by the coding sequence ATGAAGAAGATTTTTGTAAAAAATAGGGAATTGGTGGTTCCAGGAACGCTTTTAGCCCAGGGACCGTTCAAAAATGGAAGAGGAACTTTTAAAGATGGAAACAGGATTTACTCGACGGTAATTGGATTGGTCAGGATTTCAAACGATACAGTGTCAGTAGTTCCTTTGGAAGGTCCATACATTCCAGAAGTGGGGGATAGCGTAATAGGGAAGATAGTTGACGTAAAGTTCTCAAACTGGGTGGTCGATATAGGCGCTCCCTATCAAGCCACGCTGAGGGTTCAGGATGCTGTTGAAGGGAAAATAGACATTTTAAAGACAGATTTGAGGAAAATATTTGATATAGGTGACATAATCTACGCAAAAGTAAAGGCGTTTAATGAAATCAATCAAATAGACCTAATAACAAAAGGAATGCCTTTCAATGGGGGACCTCTAAAGGGGGGACAGCTTGTAAAGATAACTCCTTCTAAAGTGCCTCGCCTTATAGGCAAGGGTGGCTCAATGATAAACATGATCAAGAGCCTTACGAACACGAGGATAATAGTAGGGCAGAACGGATGGATATGGGTTAGCGGAAGAAATGAGGAACTGGAAAAGCTGGCTATAGAGGCAATTCTAAAAGTAGACAAAGAAAGCCACATTCAGGGATTAACTGACAGGGTTAGGGAGATGCTGATTAAGAGATTGCATGAGCTTAAAGAACAGGGGATTATTGAAGAAGTTCCTCAAATTGAAGAGGGTGAAAAGGAATGA
- a CDS encoding ribosome assembly factor SBDS — protein MPISVDKAVIARLKTHGEVFEILVDPYLARDFKEGKAVPIEEILATPYVFKDAHKGDKASEHEMQKIFGTSDPYEVAKIILKKGEVQLTAEQRRQMLEEKKKQIAMIIHKHAVDPRTGYPHPPERILKAMEEVGVRVDIFKDAEAQVPDVIKALRGTLPLKIETRVIAVKIPSEYSGKAYGEVRKFGNIKREEWGSDGSWMFLIEIPGGVEEEFYEKLNALTKGTAVTKLIERKGL, from the coding sequence ATGCCCATAAGCGTCGACAAGGCAGTGATTGCTCGATTGAAGACACATGGCGAGGTTTTTGAAATACTGGTGGATCCATATTTAGCCAGAGACTTCAAAGAGGGCAAAGCTGTTCCGATTGAGGAAATCCTCGCCACCCCTTATGTTTTTAAGGACGCCCATAAGGGAGATAAAGCCAGTGAACACGAAATGCAGAAGATTTTTGGGACCAGTGATCCCTATGAAGTGGCAAAGATAATCCTCAAGAAGGGAGAAGTACAGCTCACAGCAGAGCAACGAAGGCAGATGCTTGAGGAAAAGAAAAAGCAGATAGCTATGATAATTCACAAACATGCCGTGGATCCAAGAACCGGCTATCCACATCCTCCAGAGAGGATTCTGAAGGCAATGGAGGAAGTTGGAGTTAGGGTGGACATCTTCAAGGATGCCGAAGCTCAGGTTCCAGATGTTATAAAGGCTTTGAGAGGAACTCTACCGCTTAAAATAGAAACAAGGGTCATAGCGGTGAAGATACCCTCTGAATACAGTGGAAAAGCCTACGGTGAAGTTAGAAAGTTTGGAAACATAAAGAGGGAAGAATGGGGAAGCGATGGCTCATGGATGTTTTTAATAGAGATTCCGGGTGGAGTTGAGGAAGAATTTTATGAGAAATTAAATGCCCTTACAAAGGGCACTGCAGTAACTAAACTTATAGAGAGGAAGGGACTATGA
- the psmA gene encoding archaeal proteasome endopeptidase complex subunit alpha — translation MAFVPPQAGYDRAITVFSPDGRLFQVQYAREAVKRGATAVGVKCKDGVVLAVEKRVTSKLIEPESYEKIFQIDDHIAAASSGIIADARVLVDRARLEAQIYRLTYGEPVPLTVLVKKICDLKQMHTQYGGVRPFGAALLMAGVNEKPELFETDPSGAYFEWKAVAIGSGRNTAMAIFEEKYRDDMTLEDAIKLAVLALAKTMEEPSPESIEVAVITVKEKKFKKISKEEVAKCLEEALKEAEAEEVPEKEEDYSELDSNY, via the coding sequence ATGGCGTTTGTACCACCGCAAGCCGGATATGATAGGGCAATAACGGTTTTCAGCCCTGATGGAAGGCTTTTCCAAGTCCAATACGCAAGAGAAGCTGTTAAGAGGGGAGCAACCGCCGTGGGGGTAAAGTGTAAAGACGGTGTTGTTCTGGCTGTAGAAAAGAGAGTAACGAGCAAGCTCATAGAGCCCGAAAGCTATGAGAAGATTTTCCAGATTGATGACCATATAGCCGCAGCTTCAAGCGGAATAATAGCCGATGCAAGGGTTCTTGTTGATAGAGCACGTTTGGAAGCTCAGATTTACCGCTTAACTTATGGAGAACCCGTTCCGCTCACCGTTTTAGTGAAAAAGATTTGTGACCTAAAGCAGATGCACACACAATACGGTGGAGTTAGACCTTTTGGTGCAGCCCTTTTAATGGCGGGTGTAAACGAAAAGCCCGAACTGTTTGAAACAGACCCAAGTGGAGCTTACTTTGAATGGAAAGCCGTTGCAATAGGAAGCGGAAGAAACACGGCAATGGCGATATTTGAGGAAAAGTACAGGGATGACATGACGCTTGAGGATGCCATAAAGCTTGCAGTGCTCGCTCTTGCAAAGACGATGGAAGAGCCCTCTCCAGAGAGCATTGAAGTTGCAGTAATCACAGTGAAGGAGAAGAAGTTCAAAAAGATCAGCAAAGAAGAAGTTGCCAAATGCCTTGAGGAGGCATTGAAAGAGGCTGAAGCAGAGGAGGTTCCAGAGAAGGAAGAGGACTACAGCGAGCTCGACAGCAACTACTGA
- a CDS encoding ribonuclease P protein component 2: MREKPRTLPPTLRDKHRYIAFQIIGERNFKKDEIKKAIWEASLRVLGELGTARAKPWFIKFDEKTQTGIVRCNREYVEEIRFALAMLTEISGSKVITRTLGVSGTIKRLRMKFLKEFGW; encoded by the coding sequence ATGAGGGAGAAGCCGAGAACTTTGCCTCCAACGCTAAGGGATAAGCACCGCTACATAGCTTTTCAAATCATTGGGGAAAGGAACTTCAAAAAAGACGAAATTAAAAAAGCAATTTGGGAAGCTTCCCTCAGAGTTCTTGGAGAATTAGGAACTGCAAGGGCAAAGCCTTGGTTCATCAAGTTTGACGAAAAAACTCAAACTGGAATTGTGAGGTGCAACAGAGAGTATGTGGAAGAAATTCGCTTTGCTTTAGCTATGCTCACTGAAATTAGCGGGTCAAAGGTCATAACAAGGACTCTTGGAGTTTCCGGGACAATAAAGCGTTTGAGGATGAAGTTTTTGAAGGAGTTTGGGTGGTAA
- a CDS encoding DUF763 domain-containing protein → MMRRGIAELPLHGGHVPRWLALRMKRLAELVLKLLVDEYGTQGVLERLADPVWFQALNNLIGMDWDSSGSTTVTAGIIKEVLSREELGIKAAGGKGAKSRQTPEELKKISEIYELNSNDYIKTSKLVAKVDTVALQNGYQLYHHVFFLDEEGRWAVVQQGMNPLVKLARRYHWFSEKVESFTIEPHKGISGIKSNYALNTIAREAKEYQKTLLDIVSESPTKIEREVKSLEAIKRGYVPFYKPYEKRKVVPLLERYQSLGKLELNKRALELARELSVKSYDELLLIKGLGPSTLRALSLVLELIYDVHPSWKDPVTHPPDPFKFAYAVGGKDKVPFPVERGTYDDLISFLEKLLEKGKEERELVKQVTKISKTWSFPEEEKRAT, encoded by the coding sequence ATGATGAGGAGAGGAATTGCAGAGCTTCCCCTTCACGGTGGGCATGTGCCGAGATGGTTGGCTTTGAGAATGAAGAGGTTAGCGGAGCTTGTCTTAAAGCTTCTAGTCGATGAATACGGCACCCAAGGGGTTCTCGAAAGGTTGGCAGATCCGGTGTGGTTCCAAGCGCTCAACAATCTAATCGGTATGGACTGGGATTCCTCGGGTTCAACAACTGTGACGGCTGGAATTATAAAAGAAGTCCTCTCAAGAGAAGAGCTCGGGATAAAAGCCGCTGGTGGAAAAGGAGCAAAGAGCAGACAAACCCCAGAAGAGCTGAAGAAAATAAGCGAGATCTACGAGCTAAATTCCAACGATTACATAAAGACCTCCAAACTCGTTGCAAAGGTTGACACCGTTGCTTTACAAAACGGCTACCAGCTCTACCATCACGTTTTCTTCCTTGATGAAGAGGGCAGATGGGCGGTAGTGCAGCAGGGAATGAACCCTTTGGTCAAACTCGCGAGAAGATACCACTGGTTTTCCGAAAAGGTGGAATCCTTCACAATAGAGCCTCATAAGGGGATAAGCGGGATAAAAAGCAACTATGCTCTAAATACAATCGCCAGAGAAGCGAAGGAATATCAGAAGACCCTTCTGGACATAGTTTCCGAGAGCCCCACAAAGATCGAAAGAGAAGTCAAAAGCTTGGAGGCCATAAAAAGGGGATATGTACCGTTTTACAAGCCCTATGAAAAAAGAAAGGTTGTGCCTCTATTAGAGAGGTACCAGAGCCTTGGAAAGCTCGAGCTTAACAAAAGGGCACTGGAGCTGGCAAGGGAGCTAAGCGTAAAGAGCTACGACGAGCTTTTGCTTATTAAAGGCTTAGGGCCGAGCACTTTAAGGGCACTCTCCCTTGTTCTCGAGCTTATCTACGATGTTCATCCATCATGGAAAGATCCGGTAACTCATCCACCGGATCCATTCAAGTTCGCCTATGCCGTTGGCGGAAAGGATAAAGTTCCTTTCCCCGTTGAAAGGGGGACTTATGACGACTTGATATCATTCCTTGAGAAGCTCCTTGAAAAGGGCAAAGAGGAAAGGGAGCTCGTTAAGCAGGTGACGAAGATAAGCAAGACGTGGAGCTTTCCCGAGGAAGAGAAGAGGGCTACTTGA
- a CDS encoding DNA cytosine methyltransferase, which produces MRVIDLFAGAGGFSRGFKEAGFKIVAAVENFPPKAKSYQANFPEAVIFVEDIKRLDSEKLKKEIGEVEVIIGGPPCEPFTAINLKRKENPIDRLYNDPTGRLVLHFIRFLKVFKPPIFVMEEVPQVMEGPLREALRKEFKKAGYEVYFNVLNAYDYGTPQIRRRVFISNVPLNPPKVREKPTVWDAIGDLPDPMFSEEEIPNHEYVPISPKKRKAIAKLGWGEALHSFGGRFKNWIRLHPHKPAPTVRGTSRFIHPFEDRLLTVREHARLMGYPDYHIFLGGRNVQYDSVGESVPPMVARAIAEVVKVMLKKTP; this is translated from the coding sequence ATGAGGGTAATAGACCTCTTTGCCGGCGCTGGGGGATTCAGTAGAGGATTTAAGGAGGCGGGATTTAAGATAGTCGCCGCTGTAGAAAACTTTCCTCCAAAAGCGAAGAGCTATCAGGCCAATTTTCCAGAAGCGGTCATCTTTGTGGAGGACATCAAGAGGCTTGATTCGGAGAAGCTCAAAAAGGAGATTGGAGAAGTTGAAGTGATTATAGGCGGTCCCCCCTGCGAGCCCTTTACCGCAATAAACCTGAAGAGGAAGGAGAACCCCATTGACAGGCTTTACAATGATCCAACTGGCAGATTGGTTCTCCATTTTATTAGATTTTTAAAGGTTTTTAAGCCACCAATTTTCGTTATGGAGGAAGTCCCTCAGGTTATGGAAGGTCCTCTGAGAGAAGCCCTCCGAAAGGAGTTCAAAAAGGCTGGCTATGAGGTTTATTTCAACGTACTTAACGCTTATGATTATGGAACGCCCCAGATAAGGAGAAGAGTCTTCATATCCAACGTGCCTTTGAATCCTCCGAAGGTCAGAGAGAAGCCCACGGTCTGGGATGCGATAGGTGACCTCCCAGACCCGATGTTTTCCGAGGAAGAAATCCCAAACCACGAGTATGTCCCAATTTCTCCCAAGAAAAGGAAGGCTATTGCAAAGCTTGGGTGGGGAGAGGCACTGCACTCCTTTGGTGGTAGGTTTAAGAACTGGATAAGACTACACCCCCACAAGCCCGCCCCGACGGTTAGGGGGACAAGCAGGTTTATTCACCCATTTGAAGATAGGCTTTTGACGGTTAGGGAGCATGCAAGGCTAATGGGGTACCCGGATTACCACATCTTCCTTGGGGGAAGAAACGTGCAGTATGACAGTGTTGGCGAGTCCGTCCCCCCGATGGTTGCGAGGGCTATAGCGGAAGTTGTTAAAGTGATGCTCAAGAAAACTCCGTGA
- a CDS encoding DUF357 domain-containing protein, giving the protein MEREITEEKLKKYFEITRKALETLEIAVHEKSLLFSVAQDFLTMAKSYYSDAEYYYRKGDYVTAFAALNYAHGFIDAGVRLGVFKGEDDRLFAFG; this is encoded by the coding sequence GTGGAGCGAGAGATTACTGAAGAGAAGCTTAAAAAGTATTTTGAAATCACAAGGAAAGCCCTCGAGACACTTGAGATAGCAGTCCATGAAAAAAGCCTTCTCTTTTCTGTAGCGCAAGACTTTTTAACCATGGCAAAAAGCTACTATAGCGACGCTGAATACTACTACAGGAAAGGGGACTACGTCACAGCATTTGCCGCTTTGAACTACGCACACGGCTTTATTGACGCGGGGGTAAGGCTTGGAGTGTTTAAAGGTGAAGATGACAGATTATTTGCATTCGGGTGA
- a CDS encoding DUF555 domain-containing protein, with product MGDYIVVLEAPIIVRDVESAEDAINVAVSKVAKALNKEKLDFVRVEIGYSQCPVCGSPFESAFVIGSIGLVGIYLTLKVFNAQSLEHAERIAKAVVGKALRKVPLKVFEIKELHNGKEEEGIEINDNNGV from the coding sequence ATGGGGGATTATATAGTCGTCCTTGAGGCTCCAATAATAGTGAGAGACGTTGAAAGTGCCGAAGATGCAATAAACGTTGCCGTATCAAAGGTGGCAAAGGCACTAAACAAGGAAAAACTCGACTTTGTGAGGGTTGAAATTGGTTATTCCCAGTGTCCTGTTTGCGGGTCACCATTTGAGAGCGCGTTTGTCATTGGGAGTATAGGTTTGGTTGGAATTTACCTAACGCTTAAGGTGTTCAATGCTCAAAGCCTTGAGCACGCGGAGAGGATAGCCAAAGCCGTTGTTGGAAAAGCCCTGAGAAAAGTGCCTCTAAAGGTTTTTGAGATTAAAGAGCTCCACAACGGAAAAGAAGAAGAGGGGATAGAAATAAACGATAACAACGGCGTTTAA
- the pyrG gene encoding glutamine hydrolyzing CTP synthase gives MAKFIFVTGGVVSGLGKGITSASLGMLMKSRGFKTTNIKIDPYINYDAGTMSPYQHGEVFVLDDGGEVDLDLGNYERFLDTNLTFDHNITTGKVYSTVIEKERRGDYLGATVQVIPHITNEIKERIRRIAEGYDVVVVEIGGTAGDIESMPFLEAARQMQLEEGRENVAFVHVTYVPKLKVVGEQKTKPTQHSVKELRSLGIQPDAIIARSEDPLEEGARKKISLFTNVPEEAVISAYDVEDTYEVPLLLEREGLGRYLTKRLGLEEREPELGAWEEMVRKYKSLKDEVEIAIVGKYIKLADSYLSIKEALKHSSVANDVKVKIRWIEAEDLEKEGFKLLEGVHGIIVPGGFGARGSEGKIMAIQYARENDIPFLGICFGFQLTVVEFARHVLGLEGANSTEINPQTPYPVVDLMPEQRSLEKLGGTMRLGAYPVKIKEGTLAHRLYGKELIYERHRHRWEVNPEYIERLEKAGLVFSGIAGDDERRMEILELPDKRYFIATQFHPEFKSRPMKPAPVFRGLVKAAKEMKG, from the coding sequence ATGGCAAAGTTCATCTTTGTAACGGGAGGAGTGGTGAGTGGACTTGGAAAGGGGATAACCAGCGCTTCGTTGGGCATGCTCATGAAATCAAGGGGTTTTAAAACCACAAACATCAAAATTGACCCGTACATCAACTACGATGCTGGAACCATGAGCCCGTATCAACATGGAGAGGTTTTTGTGCTCGACGACGGAGGAGAGGTTGACCTCGACCTCGGAAACTACGAGCGCTTTTTGGACACAAACCTGACATTCGACCACAACATCACAACTGGAAAAGTATACTCCACGGTTATAGAAAAAGAGAGAAGGGGAGATTATTTAGGTGCAACTGTTCAAGTTATCCCCCACATTACCAACGAGATCAAGGAGCGCATAAGAAGAATAGCCGAGGGGTATGATGTTGTTGTCGTTGAAATAGGGGGTACAGCTGGAGACATAGAGAGCATGCCCTTCCTTGAGGCAGCCCGTCAGATGCAGCTCGAAGAAGGGAGAGAGAACGTTGCCTTCGTTCATGTAACTTACGTTCCAAAGCTTAAAGTTGTTGGAGAGCAAAAGACGAAGCCCACACAGCACAGCGTTAAGGAGCTGCGCTCCCTTGGGATTCAGCCTGACGCAATAATAGCCAGAAGCGAGGATCCCCTTGAAGAAGGGGCCAGAAAAAAGATAAGTCTCTTCACAAACGTGCCAGAAGAGGCTGTGATAAGTGCCTATGACGTCGAAGACACCTACGAAGTTCCGCTCCTCCTTGAGAGGGAAGGGCTTGGCAGATATTTAACCAAAAGGCTTGGACTGGAAGAGAGGGAGCCAGAGCTGGGGGCATGGGAAGAAATGGTCAGGAAATACAAAAGCCTGAAAGATGAAGTGGAGATAGCTATTGTAGGGAAGTACATTAAGCTTGCCGATTCATACCTCAGCATAAAGGAAGCGTTGAAGCACTCCAGCGTCGCCAACGATGTAAAGGTAAAGATAAGGTGGATCGAAGCAGAGGACCTGGAAAAAGAAGGCTTCAAGCTCCTTGAAGGGGTTCACGGTATAATAGTGCCCGGCGGATTTGGTGCAAGGGGTAGCGAGGGTAAGATCATGGCAATACAGTATGCGAGAGAAAACGACATTCCCTTCCTTGGAATCTGCTTTGGATTCCAGTTAACCGTTGTGGAGTTTGCGAGGCACGTTCTCGGTCTTGAGGGGGCAAATTCAACCGAAATAAATCCACAAACGCCATATCCAGTCGTTGACCTCATGCCGGAGCAAAGGAGTCTCGAGAAGCTCGGCGGCACGATGAGGCTTGGAGCATATCCAGTCAAGATAAAAGAAGGTACCCTTGCCCACAGGCTCTACGGTAAGGAACTCATATACGAACGCCACAGGCACCGCTGGGAGGTAAATCCGGAGTACATCGAACGGCTCGAAAAGGCCGGTCTTGTGTTTAGTGGAATAGCAGGAGACGATGAAAGGAGAATGGAGATCCTTGAGTTGCCGGATAAGCGCTATTTCATAGCGACCCAGTTCCATCCAGAGTTTAAGTCAAGACCAATGAAGCCAGCACCTGTGTTTAGAGGATTGGTAAAAGCGGCAAAAGAAATGAAAGGCTAA
- a CDS encoding 30S ribosomal protein S8e yields MAIWQGRSLKKPSGGRIILARKKRKRELGREPAFTRVVEDKEERKIIRTYGGNRKVRLVKALYANVFENGKGRKVKIISVVENPANRQYVRRNIITKGAIIQTEIGRAIVTSRPGQDGVVNAVLIKEENA; encoded by the coding sequence ATGGCTATCTGGCAGGGAAGATCACTCAAAAAGCCTTCAGGTGGAAGGATTATACTCGCAAGAAAGAAGAGAAAGAGGGAACTCGGAAGAGAACCAGCGTTTACAAGGGTAGTTGAAGATAAGGAAGAGAGAAAGATCATCAGAACCTACGGAGGCAACAGAAAAGTCAGACTCGTGAAGGCACTCTACGCTAACGTTTTCGAAAACGGAAAGGGCAGGAAGGTGAAGATAATAAGCGTGGTTGAGAACCCAGCCAACAGACAGTACGTTAGAAGGAACATCATCACAAAGGGTGCAATAATCCAGACAGAAATTGGGAGGGCAATAGTTACCTCAAGACCGGGCCAAGATGGTGTTGTAAACGCGGTTCTCATCAAGGAAGAAAACGCCTGA